In Pan troglodytes isolate AG18354 chromosome 20, NHGRI_mPanTro3-v2.0_pri, whole genome shotgun sequence, the genomic window cagcctcacaagtgctgagattacaggtgtaagcctctGCATCTGGCCCAGTTAGCCATACAGTGGAAAAACTGCACTCTAACCAGGTGAGCAAAGAGAACATCACTGACAGGAGGAATGTGGACACCGTGCACCCTGGATGGGATGGGGGAAGGCGCACACATGCAGGCCACAGGTAAGCAGGGTTGAATGTTAATAGGTGGGTCTGGATGAGGGTTTGTGGATGATCTGTGcactattgtattttatttattgatttttttttgacacagagtctcgctctgtcacccaggctggagtgcagtggcgcgatctcagctcactgcaagctccgcctcccaggttcacgccattctcctgcctcagcctcccgagtacctgggactataggtgcccgccaccacgcccagctagtttttttttgtatttttttagtagggacggggtttcaccatgttagccaggatggtctcaaactccatgatctgcctgcctcagcctcacaaagtgttgggattacaggtgtgagccaccacgcccggcccatgaATAAGTACTTATTAAGTCTCTGTGATTTGGGGGTCATTACAACAGACTGCCTGCTCAAACACAGTGACAGAAAAAGAGGCACCAGTTTCTGTATCTACAGGGAGCAGTTAAGTTTATGCGCAGGCAATTGGAATGATACTGTAATCTTGAGAATAAATGCAATCAATGAAAAGATCACCTTATGTAGCCCAAGGAGTTTAGTCTCCTTTGCTCAGACAGACAGATCTTTATTAGTGTTTTCAACTTATTTTGATCACAACTTCCCAGCAAGAAATGTCTTACATTGCAACCAGTTCTCACATTTAGATGTATGGGTGAAAAGTTTCACAAAACAGTATTTGCCTTTACTACATGATGCATTCTGGCCTACTTTATTCTGCTTCATTGCTGTGTAATGCTGGTGGCCACTTGCTAATTGATTTCCCATTTTACTAATGGGCTGGGACCCACGGTCTGAAAACCCTGCCTTAGGCTGCAAGCATTTCTGTGATCTCTGCGAGCTACTCCATATAGGTAAACACACGTGAGGTAAACTAGGAAACAGCTTCTGCTTTTGCAGATTAGAAGTGAAGTTGACATCACGCCAAGTACGAAAAGGCTAAACAGCTGACAAAATTTCCACTTGAGCAACCCTGGGGAGCGCAAACAGGAGGAATCGGGGCAAGGGTGACTTAAAGAAAGCACTGGCAGATCACGCACTTTAAGGCAACTCTACACTGCACTATGTCAAATAACCTAGCATGGGGCGGCACTAAATGGCTGCAGGAAAGCAGAGTCTTCTTCCACATCCGGCGGCTCCCCTCGGATGCGAGCGCTGGCCCAGGGTGTGTTTACAGAGGTGAGGGCTTCCCGTGGACCCTTCTCGTTGGGAGCGCTTAGCCTCAGGAGCGGATTCAGGGCACAGGCAGAGGACGTCCACAAACACCACAGGAAGCCGCCACCCAGGGGCGTGGAAAGGCCCAATGCCTCGTCTGGGATTCATGGCCGGCAAAGCGGCCCCTCCGGAACGGGACAGCACAGCGGCTCACCTCTGCGCCTCTGGGGGTGCGGGGGGAGCCTCGCCCTCCACGCTCTCTGGGGGACCGCCCGCCCTAGCCCCCGCCTGGGCTTCGCGGGTGGACGGTTGGGGGCCCCGGGCGCCCCCCAGCGCGTAGCTTTTCTCCTTCTCGTGGGTCTTCTGGTGCTCGGCTAGGgccaggctgaagtggaaggtCTTCCAGCAGCCCTGACAGGCGTAGCGCTTCCGGCCGCCATGGCTGCTGTGGTGCTCCATCAGGTGCGAGAGCCACGCGAAAGCCTCCCCGCACTCGCCGCAGGCATAGGGCTTCCCGCGGGACAAGCCCGGCTCGTCAGCCCCAGGGCCCTGCCCGGCCTCGAGCCCTGCGCTGTCGCCGGAGCTAGAGACGCCCTCGAGGCTCTGCCCGTCCCCATCCTCGGGGTGCGGCCTCTTGGTTCCCAGTTTCGCCGGGCCCCTGTCCGGGGCAGGCTGCTGGATGACGGACTGCCTCTGCGATCCGGTGGCAGAGTCGGACTCCGCGTCTTGGGGGTCCTGCGGGTCCGGGGCCTTCCCAggctgctcttcctcctcctcagtggTGCCCGACGGGGGATCGGCAAGGGCGTCCCCAGGGGGCGCCTCCGTAGGCAGCTCAGGCAGCACCCCCGCGGGGGCGGCCTCCTCGCAGGCGCACCCAGCGCTCTCCTGCTGCCTCCCGCCTTCTGGAACAAGGTCAGAGCCCTAGCATGAGCGCCCCGCCCAGGGCCAGGGAGAGGAGGACTCAGCCGAGCCTCAGCTGCCGGAACAGCGCACAGGGCTCCGGGCTCTGGATCCCCGCGGGGCTCACGGCTGTTTGGAAGCAGCGCCGTCCCTCCCAGGCAGCCCTGCAGCGCATGCCCCACGCCTGCTGCTGCAGATGTGGGACCTGGAGGCCTCCAACAACGGAGGCCACCGACAGGACAGGAAGGACAGCCCCACTGAGCCCGGGTTCTGGAAACCGCGCCTTTGGAGGTCTCCACCCGGCCACTAGCTTGGCCACGAGATGCACGATGCAAGGAGAGCCTGCTCAGAGCGCACCCTCCTGGAGGGAGGGGCCCGGCTGCCAGCGAAGAGAGTGGGGTCAATAGCTAAGGCCAAACCCCCCAGCGACAAGCCCCCTGGCGACAGGCACCCGGGGCCCTCCAGCCCAAGTCCGCCTCTAGGTGTTCTTGTTGGTGTGCTGGCACAGAGCCTCCAATGGGGCAGAACGGCCACCCCCGGGACCAGTCATACACAGATCCTGGCAACTAACACCACTGCCGTTTCCACCGACCAAGTCTTGGGGTGGTCTGTCATGCAGCAAGAGACCATGGACGTAACTGGATTCCTGCCTCACTCAGACACGGTGGTGGGAGAATGGTGAAGCAGTCAATGCTGAGGTCTTTGCTGGGGCTGATGGCGCTGGGAGGGGCCCCCTCAGCCTCTGAAGAAAAAGCAAACCCCACCCGGCCCTAACACCAATTCAACCCAACCTCACCTGGGAGGCTGCTTCCTTGTGGATCTCTTTCCACCAACCGGAGTTCCTCAGTGTCCAGCCTGGAGGCAGCGTCAGGCTGGGAAAGCTGATACCCTGAGTGGGGttaaaaaccaaagaaataaaaggcatcaacaCAGAGTGGCTGATGGGTGTTGTGTGTCGTGGGCCAGCCAGGGCAGGCTGCAGCCCACCTCCTCTTCTCTGTACTGGGACCCCCACCAAGGCCACCTCCCTGTTAGGCCCCTGGACAGTGGAGCAAAGAAGAAGGCGAGGCTGGAAGGGCAACGGGGCAGGCGGAGGCAGGACTCAGAGAAAGCAAAGCTAAAGAAAGACATTGACAAAAATTGCTCAGGAGTCTGAGTGGGGGGGCCTCCCTAAAAGGAGGGTTTCTGGGGCAAGAACGTCTACAAAAGAGGAGACCCTTGATCAGGCCATGCaggtgaggccctgtctctggCAAGGAGGGTGGCAATGTGGGCGCCTTGGGGCCAGGAGGCCTTTTCAAATTCCGAGGCTTCAGTCCTACAGGCAGGGCCTGGGCAGAACTCAGATGTTTAGATCAGAAAGGGTGGGGGCTTCAGCGAACAAATTCAAGCTCCAACACGTGCAAGTTCAAACCCTGTAAGACATCACAGTGTCCCAGCCAAAGTCCCTGGGGTCACAGTCTCCTGCACCAACCCCTGCGGAAGGGGATGGGGAGTGGGGCGTGACCCCGAGGCAGGCGACTCTCACCCCACAGGAGCAGCTTCCGGTAGCTCTTCAGGTTCTCCTCGGCAGGGTCCAGGTGGCCCCACTCCCCCAGGTGCTGAGGGTCCTCTGGAAAGGACTTCAGCTTCTGAAATATTACAGTCGTGGCTGAGACCTCCCACCTGCCCTAGAGAAGGGAGGACCCGCCACAGCCCCACAGCCACAGGAGCAGGCTAGGAGCCAGCCCTGGCCAGGGACTCTAACCCAGGTGCACTGCAGGAGGCAGCCCCCTTCGCACCACAAAGATTCCGCCCTCACGCTCCCACCAGGGTGGGTTGTGGGCCTCAGCGCTGTGGACGTTTGGGGCCACAGCCCTCTGCTGAGCACTGGTGATGGGGAGGGGGATGCCTCTAAGCTGAGGCCAAGGACCCTCACCCTGGGACTCGTGCCCACCCACCTGCTCGGTGTTGGCAGGGCCGTCCTCTTCGGTCTTTGCTTCTCTGACCCTCCTCTGTTCCAGAAACAGGGGGTCCGGAGAAAGCCaggctggggagaaggggaggcagAGCTGAGGCAATGAGCTCCCTGTGGCCAGGTGCCCTCAAGGGTCAAGGAGCCCCCACTGCCTCccacacaggccccagtgtgcttCTGTGACAGCAGCACCCAAGGCTCAATGGACACTACACCTTTCCCTGATTTACAAAGCAGCGCGGTGGGCACAGGGCTTGGGTGGCCCCAGAGATGCCCATTCAAGTCCACTGGATTcatggaaatctttttttttttttttggtttgtttgttttttaaagacagggtcttgctctgtcacccaggctggaatgcagtggcatgatcttggctcactgcaacctccacctcctggactcaagcaatcctcccacctcagcctcccaagtagctgggactaaaagtgcgcacccagctaatttttgtattttttgtagagatggggtctccctatgttgcccaggctggtctcgaatgcccgggctcaagtgatctgcccgccttggcttcccaaagtgctgcgattacaggcatgaggcactgtgtcTGGCCTTCGTGGAAATCCTAAAAAGCAACACCACATACTGCTGGGCTGTCTCCAGGCCAGTGGGCACCTTCCGTGCTGGTAATGAACAGCCACAAAACTTCTGGAAAACCACATGGAAGTTTctattttatgtgaaatgtcgAACTCACACACCACTTGCCCAGTGGTCCTGAGGAGTCCACCCACAGTGCCCAGAGCCTCACATATGGGCACACAAGTCAGGAGGTGTCACGGAAGCTTCACTCCAAGGGGTAGAGAGCCCACCTCTAGGATGGGGATGGGCTGAGCACGCGATGCTGGGCAACTAAAGAACCAGACCCAACCACAGCCTGG contains:
- the ZSCAN18 gene encoding zinc finger and SCAN domain-containing protein 18 isoform X1 gives rise to the protein MLPLEKAFASPRSSPAPPDLPTPGSAAGVQQEEPETIPERTPADLEFSRLRFREFVYQEAAGPHQTLARLHELCRQWLMPEARSKEQMLELLVLEQFLGILPDKVRPWVVAQYPESCKKAASLVEGLADVLEEPGMLLGSPAGSSSILSDGVYERHMDPLLLPGELASPSQAPGAGEIPAPSETPWLSPDPLFLEQRRVREAKTEEDGPANTEQKLKSFPEDPQHLGEWGHLDPAEENLKSYRKLLLWGYQLSQPDAASRLDTEELRLVERDPQGSSLPEGGRQQESAGCACEEAAPAGVLPELPTEAPPGDALADPPSGTTEEEEEQPGKAPDPQDPQDAESDSATGSQRQSVIQQPAPDRGPAKLGTKRPHPEDGDGQSLEGVSSSGDSAGLEAGQGPGADEPGLSRGKPYACGECGEAFAWLSHLMEHHSSHGGRKRYACQGCWKTFHFSLALAEHQKTHEKEKSYALGGARGPQPSTREAQAGARAGGPPESVEGEAPPAPPEAQR
- the ZSCAN18 gene encoding zinc finger and SCAN domain-containing protein 18 isoform X2, which codes for MLPLEKAFASPRSSPAPPDLPTPGSAAGVQQEEPETIPERTPADLEFSRLRFREFVYQEAAGPHQTLARLHELCRQWLMPEARSKEQMLELLVLEQFLGILPDKVRPWVVAQYPESCKKAASLVEGLADVLEEPGMLLGSPAGSSSILSDGVYERHMDPLLLPGELASPSQAPGAGEIPAPSETPWLSPDPLFLEQRRVREAKTEEDGPANTEQKLKSFPEDPQHLGEWGHLDPAEENLKSYRKLLLWGYQLSQPDAASRLDTEELRLVERDPQGSSLPGGRQQESAGCACEEAAPAGVLPELPTEAPPGDALADPPSGTTEEEEEQPGKAPDPQDPQDAESDSATGSQRQSVIQQPAPDRGPAKLGTKRPHPEDGDGQSLEGVSSSGDSAGLEAGQGPGADEPGLSRGKPYACGECGEAFAWLSHLMEHHSSHGGRKRYACQGCWKTFHFSLALAEHQKTHEKEKSYALGGARGPQPSTREAQAGARAGGPPESVEGEAPPAPPEAQR